The genomic interval CTGCTTCAGGCTCTTTACCTTCTCCCCATCACTAAGAGGCTTGCTCTGGCAAACCACTCCTGCCGAGACACCTATCTCAGCACCAGAATCTGGGGTCTCCCCAGGTCCCCCTGGCTCTTCCCCAATTTGTCCTATGTTCCAGGCTTTGGGGAACCTGCACTGGATATAAGATGTCTGTGGATAGGGCCAAGTACAACAATCTCAAGGGTAGGAACAGAGGTCTCCAGCCTGGTGAGAGATCAGGTATGAGGTGTGGTGGGAAAGGAATCAGAGAAAACACCAGGGGGCGCCCCCACACCTCCGCAGATGAGGCAGATGGCACTGAGCAGCCCAGTCTCTGTGTCATCCATCTCCAGTGGCAGGAGTTGACCGGCAAAGGCAAAGACAAGGTCTGTGAGGGGTCCGAAGCCAGCGTTGTGCATCTGAGTCCGGTTCAGGGTCAGCCCATCAGAAAAGGTCATGGTGTCCTGCTCTGGGGTGTACCTTGTGCAGATCCGAAGCATCTAGAGGTGGGTGAGGGGAAGGTTAATGCTGTCTCTAGAGAGGGGCACATATGGGGGTAGGGCAAAGAGGGAATGAGGTACACATGGTAAGTGAGGAGGTTTGGTGGAAAAGGAAGGCAACCTGAAGCAGGCATAGGGAGAAAGGCAAAGAGATGTGTAGGATCTGAAGcttggggagggaagagaagtcaGGAGGGAGGATGTACAGAAGTCTaggatcaggcctgaccaggtggtggcgcagtggatagagcgtcggactgggatgccgaaggacccaggttcgagaccccgaggttgccagcttgagcgcgggctcatctggcttgagcaaagagctcaccagcttggacccaaggttgctggctccagcagggggttactaggtctgctgaaggcccacggtcaaggcacatgtgagaaagcaatcaatgaacaactaagaagtcgcaacgcgcaacgagaaactgatgattgatgcttctcatctctctccgttcctgtctgtccctgtctatctctgcctctgttaaaaaaaaaaaaaaaaaaggccctggccggttggctcagcggtagagcgtcggcctggcgtgcggggggcctgggttcgattcccggccagggcacataggagaagcgcacacttgcttctccacccccccctccttcctctctgtctctctcttcccctcccgcagccaaggctccattggagcaaagatggcccgggcgctggggatggctccttggcctctgccccaggcgggcgtgccgggtggatcccggtcgggcgcatgcgggagtctgtctgactgtctctccccgtttccagctttccagcttcagaaaaatgaaaaaaaaaaaaaaaaaaaaaaaaagacctgatcctagacttcttttttttgtatttttctgaagctggaaagctggaaacggggagagacagtcagacagactcccgcatgcgcccgaccaggatccacccggcacgcccaccaggggcgacgctctgcccaccagggggcgatgctctgcccatcctgggcgtcgccatgttgcgaccagagccactctagcgcctggggcagaggccacagagccatccccagcgcccgggccatctttgctccaatggagccttggctgcgggaggggaagagaaagacagagaggaaagcgcggcggaggggtggagaagcaaatgggcgcttctcctgtgtgccctggccgggaatcgaacccgggtcctccgcactctaggccgacgctctaccgctgagccaaccggccagggcttaggatCAGGTCTTAAGAGCAGGGGTTAAGACAAAAAGGGCTGGgccctgacaggttggctcagcgAAAGAATGTGAACCTGgtctgtggaagtcctgggttcgattcccagtcagggcacacaggagaggcaaccatctgcttctccactcctcctccttccctctctctcttactctcccacagccatggctcaattgattcaagcacttTGACCCCTGACActaaggatgactctgtggagcctctgcctcaggcactaaaaatagctccgttgtgAGCAgcactagatgggcagagcattggccctagatgggggttgccaggtggatcccggttgagactcatgcaggagtctgtctctgtatctcccctactctcactaaaaaaaaaagagccctggcgggatagctccattggttagagcatcatcccaaagcacagaagttgccagtttgatccctgatcaaggtacatataggaacagatccgatgttcctgtatctctctttctctctctctctcacactctcctttcctctctaaaatcaatcaatcaacatttttaaataagaaaagtaaaaaagggCTGGAGTTTAGAGGAGATCTGGGAAGCCCCAGATTGAAGGGGGTGAGGGAAAAATCATAAAATCTTTGTGTGGTCCAACTCCTTGGTCTCATATGAAAGTCAGGCTGTGGCCATAGGGTTATTAACTTACCAGGATGTCCAGGCAGGCAGCCTTGAGCAAAGTGATCTGGTCAGCAATGCTGAGCCCTGTAAAGCCAGGCAGCCGTTTGGCAAACTCCACAATCTTGATGATGCACTTGGTGGCCAGCTCACTGAACTTGTCCCACAGCCCCAGATCCAGCTGCACCCGGTGGTCTGCACTGGAGTTCTGCAGGGAGGACAGATAAGAATTCAAGCTAAGACCTGCCTTGCAAGCTGTCTTCTTTGCCAATACCCCAAGCTCTCTCCTCTGGATTCTGATACCCTCCTTGTCCTCAGCACCAGACCATGGCCTCCAGCTCAATGCCTGTCCATTCCCCAAAATGAACAGTCAGTCCCCTGCCCTCACTGAGGCCCTGCCCAGTCCTCACCGTGGTGTATTTGCCCAGCTGACAGAGCGAGGGGAAGGTCTCCTGATGGGCTTTGCTGACCTTGGTGATGAGCTCTTCTAATTGGGGGCTCAGCTCATAGCTGTCAAGCGACCCTTCTTccttcacttctttctttttcttgttccggTCATTCCGAACAGCTTGGGGGTAGATGTGCAAAGAGAGGGTCAGGACCCTCAGAACCTCCCTCTGGATATCCCCTATCACCCTAATTTAATGTGTTCCATCCTTATCATGCACATCTATTCATCCTGGGACCCTAGTCagtacctcagtttccctatctccTCCTACATTAGCTCCCATTTCCAGGCTGGctctccccagccccacccagggcCTACagcccctgctccttccccaagCCATTCAGCTCCATCCTGCCCTTCCTGTCACCCTGCAGGagctgaggtggggggggggcaggatatGCAGGCGGCAGGATATCCACTTATAGCCTTGGCAGCACAatggcgcggggggggggggggggggtgagaggacgcgggggggggggggggggaagacaccCCAGATCCACCTCAGGCTTAGTCCTGGGAGAAGAATAGGGGACTGGCAAAGCCCCTCACTGCTCCATGAAACAGGGGGATGTGAGATGGTAACCCCATTTACTCAAGAGTTAATTAAGCTCTGAGAGGGGAGAATGGGCAGAGCTTCCTGGGTGAATGCAGCTAATCAAATAACACTGGTTAGGGAGAAGCAACACCCCAGGGCAAGCTAGATCTCAGGTGAGGGAATTAGAAGAGGGTAACAAACACAGGATAGGATAGGAGTGCTCCTGCCCAGGCCAGGGCTAGGGGCCTACCTTCCTTGGACATGCCCACTTCAAAGCACTTTTGTAGCCGACAGTACTGGCAGCGATTCCGGGTCACCTTGTTGATGATACAGTTTTTGTCTCGGTGGCATGTGTACACCATGTTCTTTTGGATACTGCGTCTGAAGAAGCCctggagttgggggtggggagagtgttAGTGAAACAGGATGCTGGGAGTACCAGCCTCTCATAGGCTTTGCAGGTTGCCCCAGGCCCACTCTATCTGCCACCTACATGCAGAGCACCCCCTCCCATTCCAGAGGGATGCCCACTCTCATGCAGTGTCTCACCCCTCTGCTCTGGTCCCTGATATCACCAGGCAACTACAGAGGCCCAATGcatccactgccaccaccttcACCATATACACACCTTACATCCTTCACAAGAGCTGACCCCATAGTGGTAGCCAGAGGACTTGTCATTGCACACGAAGCATGGCTTGTAGACCCGAGGAggtggagggggtgagggtgagcTGGGCACCATCTCCTCAGAGCTAGTGCTCTGTGTCTCCACCGCTGAGGGGGAAGCAGTGTGATATGAGGGTTGGGGGATAAGATCCCTTCAGATCTCCAGGTATCCTCATCATACATACATACTCATTCCCACTTCCTCCTGCTCAACAGTGacaacaccatcaccaccacagtGATTTAAAGTCCCAACAACTATGTACAGCCCCATAATAAACACTTCCAGAAACCCCCAAACAACGGCGATTACTGTACTTCCCACAGTCTGATCATCTCCCCCTAAAATAATGCCAGGCAGAGGCTTACATGACACAGTTCAATTCTCCAAAATCCAGGCCAAGGCTATCCTGGAAGTTAGCTTCCCTGGGCCTTCCCAGCTATAAAGTGGGTAGGTGAAGGGGTTATGACCCATGGCTCTGAACTCTCTAGTCACTCAGTTGCATCAATATATCCTTGTCCGGTAATATACCTCCTACTGAGCTCCTCCTCATGAGGCAACAGATCTGGGGGTGAATGGCACTTATTATAAGTCACCTATAGCTGGCACCTAGCTAAATGACCTGCTGAGATACTTAGTAGGTAGAATAGGACTTCATTTTCTCTCAAGAGTACAGGGTAGATAGTCCTTAAGCTTATCCCTCTCACACTGCCTGTCAACTAATTGCCAATATCCTTATCCCCAGAAACCACTGAGATAGTGGAGCTAACGGGACACAGGCATCAGGAAAGTAGGTTAGAGGCTATGTAACAACCTTATTTTACACCTGAAGGAACTAAGGCCATGTAGGGCCAGTGACCGTGGTCaagcaagttcacattggatccaggcagacagtaaaggaactgtggagccagaggatggtgggccattctgtttattagagtctcacaatagCTGACAAGTAAGCAGGCAGggcaaactgcttctctctctctctctctctctctctctctctctctcaggactcacaagcaaaaagggggggggggcgcttctccagcaaacaatagcaaaaaatggcccctcccaatggcggcaggcaatccacaatctacaatctgccaccctgaaggcaagcacctgcagctttACATAGACTACACACAAAGTGCTGCTCCAtactcatgcaccaatcaggcagagtACAGGTGAGCAAgactaacacacttgtttgcccaacaggccACCAGAGGGGAGTGCCCAGCCCAGTACTGCACTGCCAGTTGACAGTGGAGCCATGTCACTTACGTATTCTGACTATATCTGAGTAGCCTGGAAGAGAGTTATAGAAGTTGGGGAAATAGACTGAGCTATTTGCTCAGATTCTCAGGTCTAGAAGCTGTTGGGGGTGTAGCAAACTGGAGAAGTCAGGTGACGGTGGGTAAACAgggctgatgggggaggggagctatCTCTGGATTCTCTCTGAGCCGTGTCTTCACTCCTAAACTTCCCAACAAATACCTAATCACAGCTCAAAAGGGGTCTCGACCCATGCCACACAGTGTGTGGAGAGAACACCGTCTGTTCAGCGGCTGATAAGTAAACTTTTTTTGGACGTGTGGTTGATCTTCAGAGGCTGGAAATACCTATAAATTATTCAATCTATAGGACCTGTTGCCCAAAGCTGGAGGGCCCAAGCAATGCAAGAAAATCCTAAGACCCTCCCTAAGGAGTATGCCACTCACCCACCTCATGAACACCTTCCTTCTTCTAACCTGCTGCAGCCCACCTGGTCAGAAGTCTATCccatgccccagaagggcagaaggAATGCCCAGGATGCAAGTCTGGGCTAGCTCCACCCCCACTTCCCAAGAGGGAAGCCCTTCCACCCCCTTAACACACCCAGACACTCAATTAACATAAGAATCCCGCTGGAGGGAGAGTTCCCAATGAAAAAGGAgtaagagaggaggggaagaaagaaaggtacTTGGAGTCTATTCAGACTAGGGGCGGGAGACTCTAGGAGGGGCTGGGCTGAGAGATGGGTGATGGGTTGGAATGCTTTTCAGGACCCCTCCTGGTGTCCTCTGAGGGCACCGGTGCTGCCACAGGCCACTGTGCAGGGTGGTGCAAACTGCTGACACCCTCCCAGCCCACAGAACACTGCCTCATTTCCTCTCTTGTAAAAGGGCTTGGGTGTGGTCAGACTGGCACAGGGCAGTGCCAGCCAATTATAAGACTGGGGGCCGCAGGAAGACAGGCCCAGGGACAGCTTTCCCATCGATGTGACACTGTCACCCCTTCTTGGCACTCCTCTGGTACAGCCCCACCCCTTGAGCCTTAAAATAAAGTACAGCCCAGTGGGCGAAGAGCGCAAGAAGGTGAATTGGATCAACTCAGCTCAGATCCCCTTCTCAGCTGAGCCCCCACCATCGGGATGCTGCTCCTGGGCTAGGCTGGGGCCCCTACTGGGGAGGAGGTGGTGGGCTCtgggtttttctccttttaaagcccAAATTGCTGAAATTGAGGAAATTCCTGGCTAGGCTGAGCGGAGCTTCAAACAAACTCTTTATAACTGGCTGTAAACGCTCCCAGCTGCGAGGCCCAGGACTGAGAAGCCCAAGCTCACAAACTGCCACATACTTCGTTGGAGAGCCACACACTCTCACACGTCAACAATACACAGGGCACCGAAGCACCTATATCACCAATGGGCTCCTGGCTACAACTGGACCTTGGCACAGAACACACAGGTGGCATAAGGACACACTAACTCCAGCCACCCTGTGGAAGTGGACACAAAACACACCCGCATTCCACTTCACATATGCAAGTGAGCAACTCTGCCACCAGAGAAACACCCAGGCCTGCCAAAGCAGCACCAGGACACCAAAGCCGCCAAACACGCACAAACACACCAGGGGGCCCTTCCCTCAAAGAACCTCTTTGCTTCCCTGGTTTAGAGACCCAGATCTAAGTGACTTTCTCTTTAAAAGTGTGTGGAGTAGGCATGAAGTCCACCAAGATTCTAGAGGCCAAAATTATTGGTccaaatttaaatgagaaaacgTACTGCCAGCCAAGTGCAAGTGGTCTCTGTGGTCCTGAAAAACCCAGGGTCCCTGCCCAGCTCCCACAGAAACCCTTTCTGAGTGATTTTCTCCACTCAACACCCCTTCCAACATAACCCAAATCCGCATCCTATTGGGCAATGAGAGGACGGTTAAAAATTGACAAGGATTGGCaaattgacctgtggtggcgcagtggataaagtgtcaacctggaaacgctgaggttgccggttcaaaaccctgggcttgcctggtcaaggcacatatgggagttgatgcttcctgctcctccccccttctctcactctctctcccctctctataatgaataataataataaaaaatctttaaaaaaaattgacaaggaTTTGATGCGAAGCAATGGTCCCATGCTTTCCCCGCCCTTTAAATGCCATACATTTAATTCTTGCCCCTTCCCACCCCAAAGTACAATCTCCTGGTTGCCACCTCCCTCTTTCAGTCTCCCAGTTGTTAAATCTAAGCAGTTCTTCCCTGGAactaaaagaccaaaaaaaaaaaaaaaaaaaaaaaaaaaaaagccgaacTCGTAAACAGCGCTGCGTAGTGCCAAGGAGCGAGGCGCGTCGGTGGGGGCTCAGTAACCCCGCTGGCGCACTCCCCCAGCGCCTGCCGCCGCCCACCCCTTCCGAGCGTGCCCTCAAACCCCTCGTCCCCCAGAGTCCGCACCGGCTACGAGTGCGGTCCCACCCCCAGTAAATTTGGGGGGAGAGGGTTCCAGGCTCCCTCCATCCCCggctcctccccacaccccacccccgccaggcACTTGGGCCCAGGCTTCAAAGCCGCCTCTCATCTGGACTTCATTTTTACTGCCTCTCAGTCCCCAGCTTTTTATTACCTCCCTGGAAAGGGGTTCcagggccccaggcctggcatcTCTCATTTCACAGAGGGAAAATGAGTATCTGAGGACCCAGTAGTCATACTCCTACCCACCGCCCCCGGCCTTTGCCACCTACAGGCCACCCTACACACACCCCCGCCCCAACACAGATTTAGCTCTAAACTTTTCGCTTCCTACTCAAGTTGTGTGTGTTGAAGTCAAAGGAAAAAGTCATCTCTCTACATACACTCTATACACATttctaaacatttcttttaatgtgggggagggggatgccaGAGTCCAGCCTTCGCTCGTTGTGTGCACCACCCCTTCCACCCTGCTCGGAGAACACACAAGATGCACGCTCGAACACAGCACTTTCTAAAGGCGCCCCCGCAGCCACGCAAGGGCACACGCCCTCCCGGCCTTACGCCACAAACATCCCTACACAGGGCCATGTGGACATGCCAGCGCTGTCGGAGGGCGACACTGCGTGGAGAGACTCTTTGACCCACACCGCCCAGGCAAAGCGCTGCACACTCTTGGGATTCACATGCTCTGCAAATACTTTTTACATTCCCAACTTCCCACATGGACTTTACAAACGCCACGCATGGTCCCG from Saccopteryx leptura isolate mSacLep1 chromosome 2, mSacLep1_pri_phased_curated, whole genome shotgun sequence carries:
- the RARG gene encoding retinoic acid receptor gamma isoform X1, producing MLALPLPLQERGAAGGGGGIGRGSLVFLAPSFPPSRVSMYDCMETFATGPRRLYGAVGPGAGLLRRATGSSCFAGLESFAWPRSASLQSVETQSTSSEEMVPSSPSPPPPPRVYKPCFVCNDKSSGYHYGVSSCEGCKGFFRRSIQKNMVYTCHRDKNCIINKVTRNRCQYCRLQKCFEVGMSKEAVRNDRNKKKKEVKEEGSLDSYELSPQLEELITKVSKAHQETFPSLCQLGKYTTNSSADHRVQLDLGLWDKFSELATKCIIKIVEFAKRLPGFTGLSIADQITLLKAACLDILMLRICTRYTPEQDTMTFSDGLTLNRTQMHNAGFGPLTDLVFAFAGQLLPLEMDDTETGLLSAICLICGDRMDLEEPEKVDKLQEPLLEALRLYARRRRPSQPYMFPRMLMKITDLRGISTKGAERAITLKMEIPGPMPPLIREMLENPEMFEDDSSQTGPHPRASSEDEVLGGQSKADCSPQPDQGP
- the RARG gene encoding retinoic acid receptor gamma isoform X2; this translates as MATNKERLFATGALGPGSGYPGAGFPFTFPGALRGSPPFEMLSPTFRGLGQPDLPKEMASLSVETQSTSSEEMVPSSPSPPPPPRVYKPCFVCNDKSSGYHYGVSSCEGCKGFFRRSIQKNMVYTCHRDKNCIINKVTRNRCQYCRLQKCFEVGMSKEAVRNDRNKKKKEVKEEGSLDSYELSPQLEELITKVSKAHQETFPSLCQLGKYTTNSSADHRVQLDLGLWDKFSELATKCIIKIVEFAKRLPGFTGLSIADQITLLKAACLDILMLRICTRYTPEQDTMTFSDGLTLNRTQMHNAGFGPLTDLVFAFAGQLLPLEMDDTETGLLSAICLICGDRMDLEEPEKVDKLQEPLLEALRLYARRRRPSQPYMFPRMLMKITDLRGISTKGAERAITLKMEIPGPMPPLIREMLENPEMFEDDSSQTGPHPRASSEDEVLGGQSKADCSPQPDQGP